In the genome of Chloroflexota bacterium, the window GTGCTCGGAGGCTAGGCGCAGCGAGTTGCGATAGGCGCTGGCGAGAAGGTGGGGCGCGCGGTCGCCGTCGCGGTAGTACACCGGCCCGACGGTGTGGATGACCTTCTTCGCCTTCAGCCGCCCCGCGTTGGTGATGCGGGCCTCACCGGTGGGACAGCCGCCGATGCGCCTGCATTCCTCCAGAATCTGCGGGCCGCCCGCGCGGTGGATAGCCCCGTCCACGCCCCCGCCGCCCAGGAGACTGGGATTCGCCGCGTTGACGATGGCGTCGGTGTCCTGCTGGGTGATGTCGCCTTCTACCAATTCCAGGATGGACGAGCCGATACGCACTTCCATAACGTCATGCCTCCTGTACGAGGATTGCGCAAGGAGATTTTACACGCGGGGGGCGCGCCCGGCAAGCACGCGGCGCGTGAAACGCATGCAGTGTAGGCAGGTTGCCATACCTGCCCCCTGCCTCCGGCGGCTATGGAAAGCCGCCCTACGAAACCGAATTCACCGCAGAGCGCGCGGAGACCGCGGAGATTTCCCCTGCACCCTCCGCGTTCTCGGTGTTCTCGGCGGTAAGAACACCAGGTGCGGCGGCTATGGAGAGCCGCCCTACAGGCCTGCGGCCAACGGGCCTCGGAGACCATTGGGGTCTATTGTCCGTTTGTGTGGATTCGTGTTATTCGTGGATAGCGAGCGTAGGGGCAGGTTGCCATACCTGCCCCCGCCCCCTGTGGTCTGCGTTACGCGGTTCCGGCGAAAAAGATATGCTGCCGTGCGGCGGGTTACGGCGTCCAGAGCGTGTCGGCGGAGACCTTGATCCAGTACCCGGCACCGGGCTGGAGCGTGGCCAGGGTGTTGGCCCACGCCGGCGCGGCGGAATTGTACCGCCGCCAACCGTTGGGACTGCCCGCGTCGGCGGCGAAGACCAGCGGCGATTGCGCCGCGATGGATGACAGCGCCTCGCCCACGGGCTTGGACGACATGCGCGGGAAGGCCACCAAGTTCCAGCCGGCGCGCAGCGGGATGGAGGATGCTGAGGAAGGAGCGGTGGTGCTCGTGAACCGCAACGTGCAGGCCGACGTAACCTCTACCCAGTAGCCGTGCACGCCGTCCACCATGGTGAGGGTGTTGCCGCTGGGGCTGCCAGGGACGTAATGGAGCCACGGGCCGCCGGGGGCCTGCGAATCGTAGGCATAGACCTGGGTGTAGAAGCCGTCAATGGACGCGAAGGCGTCGGCGACAGGTACCGCCGTGGTCAGGTTGGAGAACGAAATCAGGTTCCAGCCGGACGACAGGGGCTTCTCCAGCGTTACGCCCGAAGGCCACAGCCCCACCGACGGGTCGCCGTGCAGGTTCATCGCCATCAGGTTCTGGACGTCGCCCGTGAACCAGACGTAGGACTGGGCGTAGGCGGCTTTAGTATCGGCCAGCGCCGCGCCGGCCGCATCGCGGTCGCCCACCAGGTTCTGACCGAACAGATAGGCCATAGTGGCGTTGCCGCCGTCGTAGTAGGCATCCCAGTACAGGTAGTACCAGGTTACCGTTGTGCCGGCGACGGCGGCCACGGCCCCGCGCTTCAGCAGTTCCGAGGCCAGGTTCACGTAGCCCACCTGCGCGTTCAAGCACGAGTTCTGGAACACAATGGAGGGCTTGGAGTCGTCCAGGCCCGACAGGTGATCG includes:
- a CDS encoding O-acetyl-ADP-ribose deacetylase; its protein translation is MEVRIGSSILELVEGDITQQDTDAIVNAANPSLLGGGGVDGAIHRAGGPQILEECRRIGGCPTGEARITNAGRLKAKKVIHTVGPVYYRDGDRAPHLLASAYRNSLRLASEHNLRSVAFPSISTGAYGYPMEEAAPIALRTVMDYLREHPEIERVRFVLFGRVAYETYRRALEGLTREGDK